A window of the Artemia franciscana chromosome 3, ASM3288406v1, whole genome shotgun sequence genome harbors these coding sequences:
- the LOC136025570 gene encoding uncharacterized protein LOC136025570, with protein MSKEAAKSFLGWEGIKNGILIAYYMTKKFRVSVTVVYAPVKPTDGDTSDSDEFYVQLQEQRERVPIPVKDRNGATISDQEKVKERLAEHFENVLNGYTVAGKDIDENEKVCDTFDVKEDLFSERELATALKGLKNNNSLVAESVINEFLKYGGSEVKKKLLKIMNMTFENGEVTNDFRKTLIKPLGKEGDKSECRNYQGIRLASIGSKLPINMRLFRLKDAVDKVLREGQCGFRKGRGCVNQVFTLRLIEVPSLSNTFCPQSYRL; from the exons ATGagtaaggaagctgctaagtcttttttaggctgggaaggtattaaaaatggaatattaATTGCTTATTATATGACTAagaagttcagggtatcagttacaGTAGTCTATGCCCCTGTTAAAccaactgacggagatactagtgactcagatgaattttacgtacagttacaggagcaaagaGAAAGGGTGCCAA taccagttaaagataggaatggagccacaattagtgatcaggaaaaagttaaagaaagattgGCAGAACactttgagaatgtgctaaacggatatacagttgcaggaaaagatatagatgaaaatgaaaaagtttgtgataccttcgatgtgaaggaagatttgtttagcgAGAGAGAATTAGCGACagcactaaaaggattaaaaaataataattctctAGTTGCTGaaagtgtgataaatgagtttcttaaatatggtggctctgaggttaagAAAAAGCtactgaaaattatgaatatgaCTTTTGAAAATGGGGAAGTAACTAATGactttaggaaaaccttaattaaaccactagGTAAggaaggtgacaagagtgagtgtcgtaattatcaaggcattagaCTGGCTTctataggtagcaaattaccTATTAATATGAgactttttagactgaaagatgctgtagacaaagttttaagggaagggcagtgtggttttagaaaaggtagaggatgtgtcaaccaagttttcactcttaggctaatagaagtcccttcgttgtcaaacaccttttgTCCTCAGAGTTATCGATTGTGA